A region of the bacterium genome:
GTCAACCAGTGGGGACGGAGTTTACAATTGACTTGTTGAAGAGGGGCGCTGCCCCTCTTCAACAAGTCAATTGTAAACTCCGTCCCCACTGGTTGACTTTCCCAGAGCCGCATTGACCGGTCGAGGCGCCCCCCCGAACATGAGGAACATGAGTCGGATGAGCAGAGTGGTGGCAGGGATTGCCACGCTGATTCTGGTGGCGCTCAGCTTCCCGCCACTCGGCTACTGGCCGCTTGCATTCGCGATGCTGGTCCCGATGTTGCTCGCATTGGAGCACCTCTCCGTGCTGCGGGCGATCGGGTTCGTGTGGCTCACCTGGATTGCGGTCGTCGTCGTCGTGTGGCGATCGGCCATCCACATCCTTTCCGTCGAGTTCCCTGTACCCGCCCCGCTTGCCTGGATCGTCCTGCTGCTCGTCGGCCTGGTCGGTGCGATCCCCCCAGCCCTGGCCGCAGGCGCCTACGGGCGGCTTCGCCCGAAGCTTCGAGCCAGCTCAGCTCCCCTGGTCTTCGCGGCGTTCTGGGTACTTGCCGAGTGGTTCCAGGTCGAGGCACTCCGCTTGCCGTGGTTGCTCTCGTCCCACACCCTGGCGCGCGTGCCGCTGGCGCTCCAGACGGCCGACCTGTTTGGCGCCTACGCGGTGAGCTTCTTGTTGGTCTCCCTGAATGCGGGGCTCGCCATCGCCCTGCTTCGCCGCTCGCTTCGGCCCGCACTCGTTCCCCTGCTGCTCGCCGTGCTGGCGGCCGGCTACGGAGCCTGGAGGCTCAGCAGCCCTGCCGGCTCTGGTGATGCATGGAGCATCGGGCTGGTACAGGCGGCGGTTCCGCAGTCGCAGCGCTTCCAACCCGGCTCGGCCCTGCGAAATACCCGCCGCCACCAGCAGCTGACCCGGGCGCTGGCGGAGGGCCGGGAGCTGGATCTCGTCATCTGGTCCGAGACGACCATCGACACCGACCTGGACCAGACACCGAGGCTTCGGCAGGAGGTCGAGGCGTTCGCGAAGGATCTCGGCGTTCCGATCCTGACGGGCGCACCCCGCTCGAAAGAGGGATCGCCCACCAACTCGGTGGTCCTGATCCAGCCCGACTCCGGAATCGGGGAGAGCTACGACAAACAAGTGCTGGTCCCGTTCGCGGAATCCGACCCACCGCTGCGGCCGATCTGGCAACCACTGCTAGGCGAGTTGGCAGTCGGGGTCCCCTACGTCCCGGGCCGCGTGCCCACCGTCTTCGCATCCGGCCCGGGACGTTTCTCCACTCCCATATGCTTCGAGACCGTATTCCCGGGAACGATCCGGGAGTTCGTCCGAGAGGGCGCGGGCTATCTCATCAACCTCTCGAACGATGTCTGGTTCGGAAGCCGGAGCGGTATGGAGATGCAGTTCCGGCATGCCATCTTCCGAGCCGTCGAGCATCGGAGCTGGGTGGTGCGGGCCGCCAACACCGGGATTTCCGGCTTCATCGATCCGGCCGGTCGCATCGTCGCCTCGATCGGTAGCTTCGATGAGGGGACGCTCACCGGGTCCGTGCAGAACTCCGAAGAGCAGACGCTCTATGCATGGGCCGGCGATCTACCGCTGCTGGTGATCCTGGTCGCCCTACCCACCCTCGCATACTTCCGGGACAGGCATCGAACGGCAGATTGTTCACCCAACCCCGCTGATTCCCCGCAAGATGAGTGTGGGGTTTCTTAGCCGGAACCTCGAGAAACCACTCGGAACCGGAAATTGACCCGTCTTGGGACCTCCGGAACTGCTCCCAACGGGAGGAGTTGGAGAGGTCCGATCCCGCGCTCACGAAAAGCTCCTAGGAGACCTGCATGTGCATCCCGAAGCTGCGGCACCTCGTCGTCGTTCTCTGCGCAGTGGCCCTTTTGGCCCCCTCTGCCTCCGAAGCCGGCCGGCCGCGCGCCTCCCATGAGGCCTTCGGACACCAAAGCTACCTGAGCCCCCAGTCGAACCCGATTGCGTTCTCCGAGTGCGCAACCAGTTCCTGGGTCTTCGCCGTCAGCACCACCAGCAACCGGGTGGACGTGATCAACGCGGCTACGAACACCTGGTCCGATCACGTCCGGGTCGGCATGGACCCCGTCGCCCTGGCGGTCAAGCCGACGGCAACCTGCGCCGGTCGCGAACTCTGGGTCTCCAACCACATCTCCGACTCGGTCAGCGTGGTCGATATCGACCCGAGCAGCGCCAGCTTCCTGCAGATCGTCGAAACCATCCAGGAAGTCGATTCCAACGGCGTGAGCCAGTTCGATGAGCCGGTCGGGATCGCGTTCAGCCTGAACTCCAACAAGGCCTACGTGGCTCTCTCTTCCCGCAACGATGTTGCCGTGATCGACACCACCACCTACGCCGTGACGTCTCGCCTGCACATCACCAACCAGGACCCGCGAGCGCTGACGGTTCGTCGCCTGGGACCCAACCAGGGCGACCCGGAACTGCTCTACGTCGCCGCCTTCGAATCGGGCAACCAGACGGAGCTCTCGCTCTGCGGAAGCGTTTCACCCGGCAGCCAATGCACGATGGACTTCGGACAGTTCGCCGTCAACCTCCTTGCCATTGGCCCCGCCCTTGCCGGCCTTCCGCATAACATCGTGGTCGACCCGGACGTCCCGGACCGGGATGTCTTCGTCTACAACACCTCCACCGACACCCTGGTTTCGGGAGGCGCGGTCGAGCACGTCGGCTCACTGCTCTACGGCATCGCGGTCGACAGCTCCGGCAACGCCTTCGTGGCACAGACCGAGGCGCGGAATGCTGCCAATGGCCTCGCCGCCCTGCCGCCCGAAGGGAATACCGAAGATCTCGTCGACCTCGACAACCGGCTCTTCCTCAACCAGATCGGCACCCTCAGCTGCACGGCGGGCGGCTGCGGATCGCCCGGGCTGATCGAACTCGAACCGCTTCCCCCCTCCCACCCGACGGCAGGGAACCAGCTCGCCACCCCCTACGGCATCGCCATCAGCGATGACGATTCGACCCTGGTCATGACCGCCGCCGGATCGAGTCGCGTCTTCACGGTCGACACCAGCAGCGGCACGGCGCTCGACATTGCCGATCTCGGGAGCGGCGCGAGCGAGTTCCAGCAGATCCCGCGCGGCGTCGTGCTCCGGTCGAATGCCACCACAGGCGCCCCGGAAACGGCCTATGTGCTGAATACGCTCGAAAATACTGTCTCGGTGATCGACGTCAGCAATCCCTCGGCCATCTCGACCGGCGGCAGCAAGATCAACGTCGGAGCGGATCCGACGCCCGCCGCAGTTCGCAGGGGACGTATCGCGCTCAACAACGCCAACGGCTCGACCACCGGCACCTTCTCCTGCGGCAGCTGCCACCCGGATGGCAACACCGACCAGTTGTTGTGGAACCTCGGCGCGCAATGCACGTGGACGGCGCTCTGTGCCCAGAAGGAGCCTCGTAGCACCATGCCGATTCGTGGACTCCGCGACACCTTGCCGTTGCATTGGGACGGAGTTCCGGGTGATCCCTTCGGTGGACCGAACGGTGAGGTGGGGCTCTCCGGCTCCTCCGGGCCCAACTGTGCCACCGAACATGATTGCTTCCGCGACCTGGTCGACGGTGGCCTTACCGGCGTGATGTGCGATCAGGCCAGCGGTTGCCCCAGTCCGCAGCTGACGACGGCGGAACGCGACGACATGGCAGACTTTCTTGCAGTCGTTTCCTACCCGCCGGCGCGTTCGCGGCGGGTCGATGACAGCCTCTCGGTCTCGGCCCTGACCGGTTTCGAGGATTTCTTCATGGATCAGGGGGGCGTTGCAGCACCGACGACCTGCGCCGATTCCGACGGGGGCTGCCACGAACTTCCGCTCGGAACCGCGACGGCCTCCGAATCGCTGGGTGGATTCGACTCTCCGACCCAACGCGGGCTGACGGATCGCTACGTGCAGTTCTCCTCCGGATTCACCAGCACCGAGGAGATCATGCTCGCGTCGAATAGCGGCATCTCGACGCCGCTCTTCGGCACGGGCCCGCCGAACGACTTCCCCTACGACCCGGCCGGCGGGCTCGAAGAGGAAACCACGTTCGGCGTCGCCTTCGCGGTCTTCAACCCGGTCTACAACGTCGATGCCGGAACCATCTTCCAGATGTTCGAAGAGGCCAGCAACGGGCATCCCGGCGCGCTCGGGCGCCAGGTGACGTTGAACAACGTGACGACGATCGACCCGCCCGGCCCCTCGCTCTCGCCGGCGGAGGAGGTCCTGGTCGATCTCGAAGCCGCCGACGTCCAGGGCGTGGTGAACCTCCGAGGCTTTGGGATCCGCTTCGGAATCCAGGACGTTCCCATTTCTCGACAATGGGAAATACCAGGTGGGGCCCAACCAGTTGACCCGAGCGCAGATCTGAACCGCCCCGGGTTCTCCGGAGACCCAGTTAGTTGAGCACCGCCCCTGTGGCGGTCGCTTCCTGCTGTTGATCGTACATCGCTTCGAACTCTGCCGGCGGGATATTCCCAATCGGCTCGAGAATCCGCCGGTGGTTGAACCAGTCGACCCACTCGAGCGTGGCGAACTCGACCTCTTCGAGGTTCCGCCAGGGCCCGTTCTGGCGGATGACTTCGGTCTTGTAGAGGCCATTGATCGTCTCGGCCAAGGCGTTGTCGTACGAGTCCCCGACGCTGCCAACCGAGCGCTCAATACCGGCTTCCGCCAAGCGCTCCGTGTAGCGAATGGCAAGATATTGAACACCACGGTCGCTGTGATGAACGAGGCCCGCGTGGTCCGGGCGTGCATGAAGCGCTTGCTCCAACGCATCCAGTGCCAGGTCGCTTCGAAGCGAGTTCGATACGCGCCATCCGACGATCTTCCGCGAGAAGGCATCCGTGATGAAGGCCACGTAAACGAAGCCCGCCCAGGTGGCCACATACGTGAGATCGACGACCCAAAGCTGGTTCGGGCAGGTCGTGGTGAAGTCGCGCTTGACGAGATCAAGAGGCCGATCGGCGAGCTCGTCGGGAATCGTGGTCTTGACCTTCTTGCCGCGCACTACGCCTTGGAGGCCCATTTCGCGCATCAGGCGCTCTACCGTACACCGAGCCACATCGAACTCCTCCCGAATCAACTGCCGCCACACCTTTCGGGCTCCATAGACCCCGAAGTTCTCCTTCCACACGCGCTCGATCTCCTCGCGAAGCCCAACGTCGCGGGCGACCCGGGCTGGGAGGCGGGAGGCATCCGCCTCCCGTGCCTTCTGCTCGTAGTACGTCGACGGGGCGATCTGCAGCTGCTCGCAGATCGGCTCGACCCCGTGTTCATCGCGATATTCGTCGATGAACGACACCATCATCTTGGTCGGCGGTCGAGCTCCGCCTGGGCGAAATACGCGGACGCCTTGCGAAGAATTTCGTTGGCGCGGCGAAGCTCGCGATTCTCGCGCTCGAGCTCTTTCACCCGAGCCTGCTCATCGCTCGAAACGCCATCTCGGTGCCCCGTATCCACCTCCGTCTGCCGAACCCACTTGCGGAGAGATTCCGGCGAGCAGCCGATCTTCCCGGCGATCGAGCACATCGGCCTCCCACTCGGATCCGTACTCAGCCCTGTGCTCCAGAACCATCCGGACCGCTCGTTCCCGGACCTCTTGCGAAAACCTGCTCCTGCGTGCCATGACCCAATCCTCTCAAGGAATCGAGCCTCCGGCAAACCCGGGGCGGTTCAATCCTCGCCGAGGCACAGGTGGGAGATCTACTCGCAACCGTGACAGCCCATCTGCGCGCCGGCGTGAGTGAGAACACACCCCAGCCCCTCGCTTCGGTGCCCGGTGCGAACTGCGGAACTGGAGTGGGCACGACCGGGGACCCGGCGCTTCCGGTCCTCTCGGGCAGCGCAACCGAGATGATTCTCGAAACCCTCCACGTCACCACCGCGGACCACGTATTCGTGGATGGCCTGCTCGACGGCAGCGCCTCCATCAGCATGCTCGGTGGCACCTCGCTTTGTGAATCAATCGGCGATGACACGGTCGCGACCGACCGGGTGTTGGTCGATCTGGGGAGCACACCGTCCAACGGAACCCACCTGCTCCAGATCCAGACCGATCAGGGGCTTCTCTCGAACGAGCTCCCGTTCGTCGTCCAATAGCCTGGATCGTCGGCCGGTGGTCGGGGGAACCGCCTCCCCCGACCGGCCGGTGGCCGGGGCAATCACCCAGGCTACGGGCAGTGAAGGGACAGGCGAAGGATCCGCTCCTCCACCTCACTCCCGCGGAATCGGCGTTGCCCCAACAAGAGGGTCCTGGCATCTCGCGATAGGCTGATTCCGGTCGGCACTCCCCAACTCCCGAGTTCGCCGAGTTCCAGAGCCACACGCTCTCCACCGACTTCACCGAACTCGACGCCGGTGCCGTCGAAGAGCGGCCGGTCGAGTTCCTCACGGTCGGCAGCTGCGGCCAACAGGAAACCGAGCTGGCCCGGAAGCAGTCCGAGGGTCCGACTCCGCCGGGTCGTAGCAAGCGCCAGGAAGGAACCATCCCCGTTGAACGAAGCGCCCCCTGCCCAGACGACCTCAGACCCGAGGGATTTCTCCTCTCCGGTGGTCAGATCAAGGGCGAGAGCCTTCAGCGGCCGGTAGGGATTGCCGCGCGCCAGCAGGAACGTGCGCGCATCGGGCGACCAGGCCAGCGGCACCACCCATTGGGAGCCACCAGACACGATCACCTCGGCTTCCCCCAACTGGAGTCCCCCGTGGCCGGTCCGGACGGTCGTCGTCACCAGCGCGTAGCCATCCTTCGTCTCGCGAGACCAGAGAAGCCGACCCGACGCCGGACCGATCCAGGCGTGGTCATCGGAGCCCGGGTGATCCGTGAGCCTGCGCGAACCGGTACGCGGCACCTCGCCCTCTGTTCCGATGGCATGCAGCTCCGTGTTGCGAGGGTGCCTCCAACTGGCGTGTCGATCGGTGGCGAACACCATCCCAGTGCCGCTGTGCGCCAGGGCCGGGCGAACATTGTTCCCCGCTTCGCCGCAGGTCCAGCAACGCGAACGCCCCGAGGCGAGATCGAGCCAGAAGATCTGGCGGCCCCCCGCCTCGGTCGCCGCGTCGAACCAGATCCGCTTCTCTTCCGGGTCGAAGCGCGGGTGCGCTCCGCTCCCGGGAAGGATTTCGAAGCCGGCGAGTTCGCCCTTGCAGCGCGGCGCGGGAAGCATCTCCAGCCGGGCATCGACGTCGAAGAC
Encoded here:
- the lnt gene encoding apolipoprotein N-acyltransferase yields the protein MSRVVAGIATLILVALSFPPLGYWPLAFAMLVPMLLALEHLSVLRAIGFVWLTWIAVVVVVWRSAIHILSVEFPVPAPLAWIVLLLVGLVGAIPPALAAGAYGRLRPKLRASSAPLVFAAFWVLAEWFQVEALRLPWLLSSHTLARVPLALQTADLFGAYAVSFLLVSLNAGLAIALLRRSLRPALVPLLLAVLAAGYGAWRLSSPAGSGDAWSIGLVQAAVPQSQRFQPGSALRNTRRHQQLTRALAEGRELDLVIWSETTIDTDLDQTPRLRQEVEAFAKDLGVPILTGAPRSKEGSPTNSVVLIQPDSGIGESYDKQVLVPFAESDPPLRPIWQPLLGELAVGVPYVPGRVPTVFASGPGRFSTPICFETVFPGTIREFVREGAGYLINLSNDVWFGSRSGMEMQFRHAIFRAVEHRSWVVRAANTGISGFIDPAGRIVASIGSFDEGTLTGSVQNSEEQTLYAWAGDLPLLVILVALPTLAYFRDRHRTADCSPNPADSPQDECGVS